The following coding sequences are from one Alkalinema sp. FACHB-956 window:
- a CDS encoding carbohydrate kinase, producing the protein MASVCCLGEILLDCIADQAGLPLDRVESWTSYPGGAPANVACALVKLGTPAGFIGCVGQDDAGSLLVQLLDSIGVDTTAVQRHATAPTRSVMVVRSQSGDRQFAAFRDNIDTSTFADAQLNATAIPLDWLTTADYLVTGTLGLAEPNSAAAIIHAVEAMQQANRRIFVDVNWRPVFWKDDSFAPTLIVDLIDRADYLKLTDEEADWLLQTQDLQVIADRFPNLQAILMTAGEKGCTYWIRGHAGQVPAFAIEVMDTTGAGDSFTAGFLHQLCQLGDAVLDNAEIAHQMVVYASAVGALTTTRAGAIAAQPTAAEVDAFLHLTERMNGHGTGD; encoded by the coding sequence ATGGCGAGTGTTTGCTGCCTGGGAGAAATTCTATTGGACTGCATTGCCGATCAAGCGGGTCTGCCCCTCGATCGGGTGGAATCCTGGACATCCTATCCCGGCGGGGCTCCGGCCAACGTTGCCTGCGCGTTAGTCAAATTAGGAACCCCGGCTGGATTTATTGGCTGTGTTGGACAGGATGATGCAGGCAGTCTTTTGGTTCAACTTTTAGATTCGATCGGGGTGGATACCACCGCTGTTCAGCGCCATGCAACTGCACCGACCCGATCGGTGATGGTTGTACGTTCCCAGTCCGGAGATCGCCAATTCGCGGCCTTCCGAGACAACATTGACACCAGCACGTTTGCCGATGCGCAGTTAAATGCCACGGCCATTCCCTTAGACTGGCTGACAACGGCTGATTATCTGGTGACTGGAACATTGGGCCTCGCAGAACCGAATAGTGCAGCGGCGATTATCCATGCGGTCGAAGCCATGCAGCAAGCTAACCGTCGGATTTTTGTTGATGTGAATTGGCGGCCTGTCTTTTGGAAGGATGACAGCTTTGCCCCCACCTTGATTGTAGACTTGATCGATCGTGCGGATTACCTCAAGCTCACCGACGAGGAAGCGGACTGGCTATTGCAAACCCAGGATTTACAGGTGATTGCCGATCGCTTTCCCAACTTGCAAGCCATTCTGATGACGGCGGGGGAAAAAGGGTGTACCTACTGGATTCGCGGCCATGCAGGACAGGTTCCCGCCTTTGCAATCGAGGTCATGGATACCACGGGCGCAGGCGATAGTTTTACGGCAGGATTTCTGCATCAGCTTTGCCAACTGGGGGATGCGGTTTTGGATAATGCGGAGATCGCCCATCAGATGGTGGTCTACGCTTCCGCTGTGGGAGCCTTAACCACGACCCGTGCGGGGGCGATCGCGGCCCAACCTACCGCCGCAGAAGTCGATGCCTTTTTACACCTTACGGAACGTATGAACGGCCATGGCACAGGAGATTGA
- a CDS encoding plasmid pRiA4b ORF-3 family protein translates to MTFNLHQLDRLRPTDPAAETLLENYTIELIEQFRASPEGQDWIKLGMMPEDSVGSWVDNFLYFGFVYGQRPLTKMNTTSVKTLLTELFPQKVSLHHPDEADSTIPELIAFWQFLQRQYKLRQASAILNALKKIQPDFKSIINDSSKFGSAKAFVQAGFAAGVDLEDPEAVQAFQTEFNQTLQANHLAGQPPSIAPMLGQLLILMSDSDLEEEFENDLDDEDEIEEFPLDDWFNGGEDEDEAVANELAFERQIRQRNFEETISQFQPFSEASIVQLKAQVIDATHPGSILQDFQTLLDEIGQGIVVSAAQKQLPLKFLADLNDRLTTPLQLDLARPQQKSYPNIQGLYLLLKATGLAVIASQGSKSFLQINTKVLESWQTLNPTEKYCTLLEAWLVRSHEAMLDPQARSPLNEGAKVFCHWPHLSPNLPQTTRKTTKRQEPLAESILLKYYLGLHNLSLMALFGFVTLTSDKPAKGKGWNLKKVEQQPWGHSILQLYGQAMLNHDFIWQFEQDPYMPMGELQPTFQSYFPHWQQTLWVDKPEFSDGVYVFKVSLDKVWRKLAIDSRLPLYQLGRAILSAFDFDDTMHLDMFEYVTPYGMTERVHHPYAEGRPKTTKVAIGTLPLRVGQLMKYIFDFGDWWEFQILLEAIEPATDGENYIELRAQKGTAPQQYPDYDETW, encoded by the coding sequence ATGACCTTCAATCTTCATCAACTCGATCGCCTCCGCCCTACTGATCCCGCAGCAGAGACCTTGCTGGAAAATTACACGATTGAACTGATTGAGCAATTTCGGGCCTCACCAGAAGGACAGGACTGGATTAAATTAGGCATGATGCCTGAAGACTCTGTGGGGAGTTGGGTGGACAATTTTCTGTATTTTGGCTTTGTCTACGGCCAACGGCCCTTGACTAAAATGAACACCACAAGCGTCAAAACGCTTCTGACCGAACTCTTTCCTCAGAAGGTGTCCCTCCATCATCCCGATGAAGCGGATTCCACGATTCCAGAATTAATCGCATTTTGGCAATTTCTGCAGCGGCAATACAAACTGCGCCAAGCAAGTGCGATTCTGAATGCACTTAAAAAAATACAGCCAGATTTTAAATCTATCATCAACGATTCCAGTAAATTTGGGTCAGCGAAAGCCTTTGTGCAAGCGGGATTTGCTGCGGGTGTAGATCTGGAGGATCCTGAAGCTGTACAAGCGTTCCAAACTGAGTTCAATCAAACGTTGCAAGCTAACCACCTAGCAGGCCAACCCCCCTCGATCGCCCCAATGCTCGGTCAGCTTCTCATCCTAATGAGTGATTCCGACTTAGAGGAAGAGTTTGAGAACGATTTAGACGACGAGGATGAAATCGAAGAATTTCCCCTTGATGATTGGTTTAATGGGGGCGAGGATGAGGATGAGGCAGTAGCGAACGAATTAGCCTTTGAGCGACAAATTCGCCAACGCAACTTTGAGGAGACCATTAGTCAATTTCAACCTTTTTCAGAAGCCTCGATCGTACAACTCAAGGCTCAAGTGATTGACGCAACTCACCCTGGTTCGATCCTCCAAGATTTCCAAACTCTACTAGATGAGATCGGGCAAGGAATTGTGGTCAGTGCCGCTCAGAAACAACTCCCCCTCAAGTTCCTGGCAGACCTCAACGATCGTTTAACCACCCCGTTGCAATTGGATTTGGCGCGACCCCAACAGAAATCCTATCCCAACATCCAAGGGCTCTATCTGTTGCTGAAGGCCACTGGATTAGCCGTGATCGCGAGTCAAGGCAGCAAATCCTTCTTACAGATTAATACTAAAGTTCTGGAATCCTGGCAAACGCTGAATCCTACGGAAAAGTACTGCACGTTGCTGGAAGCTTGGCTCGTCCGTAGCCACGAAGCGATGCTCGATCCTCAGGCACGATCGCCTCTCAACGAAGGTGCAAAGGTGTTTTGCCACTGGCCACACCTCAGTCCGAACCTCCCACAGACAACGAGAAAAACGACGAAAAGACAAGAACCTTTAGCAGAATCCATTCTGTTGAAATACTACTTAGGGCTACATAATTTGAGCCTAATGGCCCTGTTTGGCTTCGTAACCCTGACCTCTGATAAACCCGCTAAGGGCAAAGGTTGGAACCTCAAAAAAGTTGAACAACAACCCTGGGGTCACAGTATCTTACAACTCTACGGTCAAGCTATGCTCAACCATGATTTTATCTGGCAGTTCGAGCAAGATCCTTACATGCCAATGGGTGAACTTCAGCCAACTTTTCAGAGCTATTTCCCTCACTGGCAACAAACTTTGTGGGTGGATAAACCCGAATTTTCTGACGGAGTCTACGTTTTCAAGGTCTCCCTAGATAAAGTTTGGCGCAAGCTGGCGATCGATAGCCGGTTGCCTTTATATCAGTTAGGCAGGGCTATTCTATCTGCCTTTGATTTTGACGATACGATGCATTTAGACATGTTTGAATACGTAACGCCCTACGGGATGACTGAGCGAGTGCACCATCCCTACGCTGAAGGTCGTCCCAAGACCACGAAGGTTGCGATCGGAACTCTGCCTTTACGGGTAGGGCAATTGATGAAGTACATCTTTGACTTTGGTGACTGGTGGGAATTTCAGATCTTGCTAGAGGCGATCGAACCCGCTACAGATGGAGAAAACTATATAGAACTTCGCGCACAAAAAGGAACAGCCCCACAGCAGTACCCGGATTACGATGAAACTTGGTGA
- a CDS encoding glycosyltransferase, with translation MNGSTKAEDWPTFSMILETENLATADPQGLMKSLASLAAQQPSPSLANEVLLIDSGDTPPELLESLQQQHPWLLVKTAPPQTEYYAAKMLGAEWATGDIVVYYDSDCIYDRHWLRTLLQSFRQPDVQVVAGETTTNGVGLYGTAMALTYIFPQYSGESDLQPTSQYFLNNVAFRRSFLLQNPIPTDLPLYRGNCVLHAQNLLAAGHQIWRQPQARSLHAPPNGWNHFFWRFLLIGHDLYWQKRLLAKTPKSPMPKSPQGQQNPTLTHAEDPTIGDRGKLAIFRDRVSKMVQRDRRHAFYLPFCLPIVIFSALLIYVGYLITLRRPHYLLQTFDRVAETQ, from the coding sequence ATGAATGGCAGTACAAAAGCTGAGGATTGGCCCACGTTTTCGATGATCTTGGAAACGGAAAATTTGGCCACGGCTGACCCACAGGGTTTAATGAAGTCCTTGGCATCCCTCGCAGCCCAGCAGCCTTCCCCCAGCTTGGCCAATGAAGTCTTACTGATCGACAGCGGAGATACGCCCCCGGAATTATTGGAAAGCCTGCAACAGCAGCACCCTTGGTTATTGGTAAAAACCGCACCGCCACAGACCGAATACTATGCGGCCAAGATGCTGGGGGCAGAGTGGGCGACGGGGGACATCGTCGTTTACTATGATTCCGATTGTATTTACGATCGCCATTGGTTACGCACATTGCTCCAGAGTTTTCGTCAGCCAGACGTGCAAGTCGTGGCCGGAGAAACCACAACCAACGGGGTTGGCCTCTATGGTACAGCCATGGCTCTCACCTACATTTTTCCCCAATATTCAGGGGAATCAGACCTACAACCAACTTCCCAATACTTTCTAAATAACGTCGCATTTCGCCGATCGTTTCTCCTGCAAAATCCCATTCCGACCGATTTACCGCTCTACCGAGGCAATTGTGTCCTCCATGCCCAAAATTTGTTGGCGGCAGGCCATCAGATTTGGCGACAACCCCAAGCCCGATCGCTCCATGCCCCGCCCAATGGCTGGAACCACTTCTTCTGGCGATTTCTGCTGATTGGGCACGATTTGTATTGGCAAAAGCGTTTATTAGCCAAGACGCCAAAATCACCGATGCCAAAATCGCCACAAGGTCAGCAGAACCCTACACTCACCCATGCCGAGGATCCGACCATTGGCGATCGGGGAAAGTTAGCAATTTTCCGAGACCGAGTCAGCAAAATGGTGCAGCGCGATCGTCGCCATGCCTTTTATTTACCCTTTTGTCTACCGATCGTGATTTTCTCTGCACTACTCATTTATGTCGGCTATCTGATTACCTTGCGGCGGCCCCACTATCTGCTACAAACCTTTGACCGCGTAGCAGAAACCCAGTAA
- a CDS encoding aromatic amino acid transport family protein, translated as MAQTRLFSNLELTEGRLHHQPGSVLGATALVAGTTIGAGILALPSVTLPAGVIPSTIALLLAWLYAVVSGLLIAEVNLHMMRQSGVPTLGFLSMIELTLGKGGSRLAGAAYLFLHYALLVAYIAQGGEILLSAIAKLSAFIPIPPVATMATHLAAIPWVGTALFTGLFGGILYWGRSQLIERFNNGLVAIVVMSFLGLLILAIGQVQIEQAIFQDWTALPPAISVMLVALFFHNVIPVITTQLEGDVQKIKRAIVVGSGLPLLMFLLWNAVILCSLSPDIRLHIHDIQGHFDPLKLLREGSSGNVLGVMVAIFSEFAIVTSFIGFVYGLIDFFQDAFQIRTHDSKQRLSLYSLVLFPSLGISTFNPGIFLTALDYTGTFSISVLGGILPAVMAWKQRSLSVPPLVPGGTATLIAMMGIAGIIFLRQCVQQLLPAILIDTLSLGW; from the coding sequence ATGGCCCAAACCCGTTTATTTTCCAATTTAGAGCTGACTGAAGGCCGATTGCACCACCAACCCGGCAGCGTTTTGGGAGCCACCGCCTTAGTGGCAGGCACCACGATCGGAGCTGGGATTTTGGCCCTCCCATCCGTAACCTTGCCTGCCGGGGTCATTCCTTCTACGATCGCGCTGCTGTTGGCATGGCTGTATGCCGTCGTTTCGGGGCTGCTCATTGCGGAAGTCAACTTGCACATGATGCGCCAATCGGGGGTGCCAACCCTAGGCTTTTTGTCCATGATTGAATTGACACTGGGCAAAGGGGGATCACGGTTAGCAGGGGCAGCTTACTTATTTCTGCACTATGCGCTACTCGTGGCTTACATTGCCCAGGGTGGTGAGATTTTATTATCCGCGATCGCGAAATTGAGTGCATTCATTCCCATCCCCCCTGTGGCAACCATGGCGACCCACCTAGCCGCAATTCCCTGGGTCGGGACGGCTCTGTTTACGGGACTCTTCGGAGGCATTCTGTATTGGGGACGATCGCAGTTAATCGAACGCTTCAATAACGGTTTAGTCGCGATCGTGGTGATGTCGTTTCTGGGATTACTCATCCTAGCGATCGGTCAAGTCCAGATTGAACAAGCGATTTTCCAGGATTGGACAGCCCTGCCCCCCGCCATTTCAGTAATGTTGGTGGCATTGTTTTTTCACAACGTCATCCCCGTCATTACCACCCAACTGGAAGGAGATGTACAAAAAATCAAGCGCGCAATCGTCGTAGGCTCGGGTCTTCCCCTCCTGATGTTCCTGTTGTGGAACGCGGTCATCCTCTGTAGCCTTTCACCGGACATTCGATTGCATATCCACGATATCCAAGGTCATTTTGATCCCTTAAAACTATTGCGAGAGGGCAGTTCTGGTAATGTCCTAGGAGTCATGGTTGCTATCTTTTCAGAATTTGCGATCGTTACGTCCTTTATTGGATTTGTCTATGGATTAATTGACTTCTTTCAGGATGCTTTCCAGATTCGCACCCATGATTCTAAACAACGACTTTCTCTATATTCCCTAGTGTTGTTTCCTTCCTTGGGCATTTCAACCTTTAATCCTGGCATTTTCCTAACCGCCTTGGACTATACCGGAACGTTCAGCATTTCCGTTTTGGGGGGAATTTTACCGGCGGTAATGGCCTGGAAGCAGCGATCGCTCTCTGTACCACCCCTCGTTCCGGGGGGAACTGCGACCCTGATTGCCATGATGGGAATTGCAGGAATCATTTTCCTGAGACAATGCGTCCAACAACTCCTGCCTGCCATCCTGATTGATACATTAAGCCTCGGATGGTGA
- a CDS encoding glycosyltransferase, producing MASVALGFITLGLVTLGLVTLGSVPLETLVVLGLQAILLLLILGSIVFYLACIAVTWNFFRKAASNSSHHVDSVANQVSILVPICGLDAGAWENWTSLCHQQCDRYEILFGAVDSDDPAVPLLYELQKHYPDRVRIFTGLTPRGVNHKDSTLSYLLEQAQYDWLILADSDIQVAPDYIQTVISPLINGQIGMITCAFIARSPQHLGSAIASLGRCCDFIPSALIARAMDGGLRFAIGMTMALHRSTLEAAGGLHLNRIGSDYNLGKRVAAAGYRVELSHLIMESDTGNEPLQAVYQRELRWSRTIRFNRGNIYYTIAFCYGIVYCIPLLLLSGSPHWGIIVSIATLILRYGQAAIAMLSMGAPRLLPWLWVLPLRDCMSFGIWLAGCFGQQVFWRGRKLQIRKDGLISEL from the coding sequence ATGGCCTCTGTTGCACTGGGATTTATCACACTGGGATTGGTCACACTGGGATTGGTCACACTGGGTTCTGTCCCACTGGAAACACTCGTCGTGTTAGGACTACAGGCAATTTTATTGCTTCTGATTTTAGGATCGATTGTTTTCTATCTTGCTTGCATTGCAGTTACCTGGAACTTCTTTCGCAAAGCTGCGAGTAATAGTTCTCACCATGTCGATTCCGTTGCTAATCAAGTTTCTATTTTAGTTCCCATTTGTGGCTTAGATGCCGGAGCCTGGGAGAATTGGACTTCCCTTTGTCATCAACAGTGCGATCGCTACGAAATTCTGTTCGGCGCAGTTGACTCCGATGATCCCGCAGTTCCGTTACTTTACGAATTACAAAAACACTATCCCGATCGCGTGCGCATCTTCACTGGACTCACCCCCCGAGGTGTCAATCACAAAGACAGCACCCTCAGCTATCTCCTCGAACAAGCCCAATACGATTGGCTGATTCTGGCAGACAGCGACATTCAGGTGGCTCCAGACTATATCCAAACTGTGATTTCGCCTTTAATCAACGGCCAGATTGGCATGATTACCTGTGCCTTTATTGCCCGATCGCCGCAACACTTAGGTTCAGCGATCGCCTCCCTGGGCCGTTGCTGTGACTTTATTCCCAGTGCCCTGATTGCCCGCGCCATGGATGGCGGCCTGCGGTTCGCGATCGGGATGACCATGGCCCTCCACCGATCGACGCTGGAAGCAGCGGGCGGACTACACCTTAACCGAATTGGTTCCGACTACAACTTGGGCAAACGGGTCGCAGCAGCAGGCTATCGCGTGGAACTCTCCCACTTGATTATGGAATCCGATACTGGCAACGAACCTTTGCAGGCGGTTTACCAACGAGAGCTGCGGTGGTCACGGACAATTCGCTTCAATCGCGGTAATATTTATTACACAATTGCTTTTTGTTACGGAATCGTTTACTGTATCCCACTCCTACTATTGTCGGGATCACCCCATTGGGGGATAATAGTGAGCATCGCTACACTCATTTTGCGCTATGGACAAGCTGCAATTGCGATGTTATCCATGGGAGCCCCCAGGCTATTGCCTTGGCTGTGGGTTTTGCCCTTACGAGATTGTATGAGCTTCGGCATCTGGTTGGCTGGCTGCTTTGGCCAGCAGGTCTTTTGGCGAGGTCGTAAGTTACAAATTCGGAAGGACGGCTTAATTAGTGAACTCTAA
- a CDS encoding CYTH domain-containing protein, giving the protein MAQEIERKFLTRNEGWRGLAEGVLYRQGYLRSERGHGVRVHTMGTPARTSGFIAITSAPAELPEVRDEFTIPIQDAIAMLETLCIHSRQWEQAGITYREGFLSTEADHTIRFRLAGHRGFLTIKTKTVGLSRTEFEFEIPSDRAKALLDRVCEHPQIEKIRYKIPQGEVIWEVDEFLAENQGLILAEVELQDEAQQVVLPDWVGAEVSGDRRYYNSYLVKNPFTTW; this is encoded by the coding sequence ATGGCACAGGAGATTGAACGGAAATTTCTCACCCGCAATGAAGGTTGGCGGGGCTTGGCGGAGGGGGTGCTGTATCGCCAAGGGTACCTCCGGAGTGAGCGGGGCCATGGGGTTCGGGTTCATACCATGGGAACCCCGGCCCGTACCAGTGGCTTTATTGCCATCACATCGGCCCCGGCAGAGTTACCGGAAGTGCGGGATGAATTTACCATTCCCATTCAGGATGCGATCGCGATGCTAGAGACCCTCTGCATCCACTCGCGCCAATGGGAGCAGGCAGGGATCACCTACCGGGAGGGCTTTTTAAGCACGGAGGCTGATCATACAATTCGGTTTCGCCTTGCAGGCCACCGGGGATTCTTGACGATTAAAACCAAAACCGTTGGCTTGTCTCGGACGGAGTTTGAATTTGAAATTCCCAGCGATCGGGCGAAGGCACTCCTCGATCGAGTCTGTGAGCACCCCCAAATTGAAAAAATCCGCTACAAAATTCCCCAAGGTGAGGTGATCTGGGAAGTGGATGAATTTCTGGCAGAAAACCAAGGGTTAATTTTGGCGGAAGTTGAATTGCAGGATGAAGCTCAGCAGGTTGTTCTTCCGGACTGGGTTGGGGCTGAAGTTTCCGGCGATCGGCGCTACTACAACTCCTACCTCGTCAAAAATCCCTTTACAACTTGGTAA
- a CDS encoding Hpt domain-containing protein yields the protein MVQSTKQQQILGYFIEEAKEHLDTIEQGLLNLQATMADAEEMNQLFRAAHSVKGGAAMLGFDSIQKISHHLEDYFKILKENPVKIDRKLEDHFLKGFDALKALVEALQSPFGLRQEDADRALRDSAPAFAALGKHLNGLISSEAAAAPTSTLPANAAAQVNQILKLMLQLFKQGDSPKGRQQLMTLCVKLAQLDKTSQPWVLTVQTAQRAIANPNASFAHLAPLIIKELKQASDLLLTGRASEILPSHALQKFVGTGGPTTAPAAKATPAPASTPTPVPETVAPMVSGNGVANGNGVSNGNGPSNGNGASAPVATRQRQVAIPADPKGAARALLDHFNKGELIQIAEFLMKAIQ from the coding sequence GTGGTGCAATCAACCAAACAGCAGCAAATTTTAGGATATTTTATCGAAGAAGCTAAAGAGCACCTCGACACGATCGAACAGGGGTTGCTCAACCTTCAAGCTACGATGGCGGATGCTGAAGAAATGAATCAGCTGTTTCGGGCAGCGCACTCAGTCAAAGGTGGCGCGGCCATGCTGGGGTTCGACAGCATTCAAAAAATCTCTCACCATCTGGAAGATTATTTCAAAATCCTCAAAGAAAATCCGGTCAAAATCGATCGCAAACTTGAAGACCACTTTCTGAAAGGATTTGACGCCCTAAAAGCACTGGTAGAAGCCCTGCAAAGTCCCTTTGGCCTACGGCAGGAAGACGCCGATCGGGCATTGCGCGATTCCGCACCTGCCTTTGCAGCACTGGGTAAACACTTAAATGGCTTGATCTCATCGGAAGCAGCAGCGGCACCTACTAGCACCTTGCCTGCCAATGCAGCCGCTCAGGTGAATCAAATTCTGAAGTTGATGCTGCAACTGTTCAAGCAGGGGGATTCCCCCAAGGGGCGACAACAGTTGATGACGCTCTGTGTCAAGTTAGCGCAGCTCGATAAAACTTCGCAGCCTTGGGTGTTAACCGTACAGACCGCACAACGGGCGATCGCCAATCCCAATGCTAGTTTTGCCCACTTAGCTCCCCTGATCATCAAAGAACTGAAGCAGGCCAGCGACCTCCTCCTGACCGGACGAGCCAGCGAAATTCTGCCCAGCCACGCCTTACAAAAATTTGTGGGTACAGGCGGCCCAACCACGGCCCCCGCTGCAAAGGCTACACCCGCGCCTGCAAGCACCCCAACCCCGGTTCCCGAAACCGTGGCTCCCATGGTAAGTGGCAATGGGGTCGCCAACGGCAATGGAGTTTCTAATGGCAATGGCCCCTCGAACGGCAACGGAGCCTCGGCCCCCGTTGCAACCCGCCAGCGCCAAGTGGCAATTCCCGCCGACCCCAAAGGCGCAGCCCGTGCGCTATTGGATCACTTTAACAAAGGTGAGTTGATCCAAATTGCTGAATTCCTCATGAAGGCCATTCAATAA
- the leuD gene encoding 3-isopropylmalate dehydratase small subunit produces MVSEVKSVTGRGVPLVGNDVDTDRIIPARFLKCVTFDGLGEHAFADDRTQLNRQHPFDLPQYQGANILVVNGNFGCGSSREHAPQAISKWGIQAIVGESFAEIFFGNCIALGVPCVTVTPEVAKTLQAQLQADPQRALTVNLETMQVTCGDLVAPISMGDGPRQMFVTGQWDATGQLVAQADSTRQVADRLPYIAWQAS; encoded by the coding sequence ATGGTCAGCGAAGTGAAGTCGGTTACGGGACGAGGCGTTCCGTTGGTGGGCAATGATGTGGACACCGATCGGATTATTCCGGCTCGATTTCTCAAATGTGTCACCTTCGATGGCCTCGGGGAACATGCCTTCGCAGACGATCGGACGCAGTTAAACAGGCAGCATCCCTTTGATTTACCCCAGTACCAAGGAGCCAACATTCTGGTGGTAAATGGCAACTTCGGTTGTGGTTCGTCGCGGGAACACGCACCGCAGGCAATTTCCAAGTGGGGCATTCAGGCGATCGTCGGGGAGAGCTTTGCTGAAATCTTCTTTGGCAACTGTATTGCGTTGGGGGTTCCCTGTGTGACGGTAACACCAGAGGTGGCAAAAACCTTGCAAGCGCAACTACAAGCCGATCCGCAAAGGGCATTGACGGTGAATCTAGAGACGATGCAAGTAACCTGTGGAGATTTGGTTGCACCGATCTCGATGGGAGACGGGCCTCGGCAAATGTTTGTCACAGGCCAGTGGGATGCGACTGGACAACTGGTCGCCCAGGCAGACAGCACCCGTCAAGTGGCCGATCGCCTTCCCTACATTGCTTGGCAGGCCAGTTAA